From the Niveibacterium microcysteis genome, the window AACTGGCGCAGGTTGCCGGGCCAGCTGTAGGCCGCAAACGCGCGCAGCACCTCGTCACTGACGCCGATCTCGCGTCCGCCGGACACCTCACGCAGCAGGCGGCTGACCAGTTGCGGCAGATCGTTGCGTTCGCGCAGCGCCGGCAGCTGCAGCGCGAGGCCGTTGATCCGGTAGTACAGGTCTTCGCGGAAGCCGCCGCCCGCCACTTCGTCGCGCAGCCGCCGGTGCGTGGCGCAGATCAGCCGCAGATCCACCGCGATCGTGCGATCGCCGCCCAGCGGGCTCACGCAGCGTTCCTGCAGCACCCTGAGCAGGCGGGCCTGCAAGGCCAGCGGCATGTCGCCGATTTCATCGAGAAACAGCGTGCCGCCATCGGCCTGCTGGATGCGCCCGGCGGCGCCTTCGCGCCGCGCGCCGGTGAAGGCGCCGGGTTCGTATCCGAAGAGTTCCGATTCGATCAGCGATTCCGGGATCGCGGCACAGTTCAGCGCGACGAAGGGGCGATCGCGTCGTGGCCCGGCTTCGTGCAGTGCGCGCGCCAGCATCTCCTTGCCGGCGCCGGATTCGCCCTGGATCAGGATCGGTATGTCGTGTGCCAGCAGCTTGCGTGCGCGCGTAACCAGCGCAGCCATCGTCGCATCGCCAGCGGCGAGTTCGTCGAGGTCCGGCGCATGGCGGCGGGGCAGCGGCGCGGGGCGCGTGCGGGCCGGGCTACTGCTTGGCGCTGGCAGCTCGCCGCGCAGGCGGGCATACACCCGCAGGCCGCCGCGGGCATCGAGCTCATGCAGCGCAGCCGGATGCCGGCGGGCACTATCGAGCAGCCGCGCGAGCGGTTGTTCGAACAACTGTGCAAAGCCGAGTCCGTCTAGCGCGCGCCGGCGCAGGCCGAGGATCGCCAGCGCGGCGGGGTTGGCGCCGAGCACCGCGCCGTCTTCTCGGACCGCGATGACGCCTTCGCCGAGCACGCCGACGTAGTCGACTTCCGGATGGAAGGCGAGCAGCAGGTGGCGCGAGAAATCCGCTTCGAACAGGCGCTGCTCGATCCACTGCGCCGCCATGCGCGCAAGCCCCAGCGTGTGGGGTTGGTAGGCGCGGTAGTCGCCGGAGATGTCGAACACGCCGACGAGCCGGCCGGTGGGGTCGAACAGCGGGGCGGCGCTGCAGGTGAGTTGGGTGTTGTGGGCGAGGAAGTGTTCGCCGCCGACGATCTCCAGCGCGCGCGAGGTGGCCAGCACGGTGCCGATCGCGTTGGTGCCACGCTGTGTTTCGCTCCAGTCCGCGCCGGGGCACAGCGCGACGCGCTCGGCACGCGAGAGGAAGTCTGCATCGCCGAGCGAGCGCAGGATCAGCCCATTGGCGTCTGCGAGGATCAGGGTCGAGGCGCTGTCGCGGATCTGCCGCGCGACGGTGTCGATCACGGGCTGCGCCAGCGCGATCAGCTGGCCGTTGCGCTCATGCGCCTCGCGCAGTCGCGGCTGCGGTACCAGCGCAGGTGGCTTCGGCACGTCCGGCGAGAGCCCAGCAGCGCTGCTGCGTTGCCACGAGGCCAGCACTTCCTCGCCGACCAGCGTATCCGGCCGCTCGCCCTGTACGAAGGCCAGTTCGCGGGCTTGTGCGAGGCGTTGGCGGTGGGCGTCGAGCGTGGCGGGCAGGGGCATCGGATCACCTCGTGGCGGATCTGGGGCAGGCAGCATGGTCGGTCAAGCCTTCGCGCAGCTTACGAGCCGGCGCGCGCACTGCCGCGGCTGCTTTCGGGCTGGCAGCAGATCGCGCCGTGTGGCCGATAGCCGTGTCAGAAAAAGAAGGGGCGACAAGTCGCCCCCGCAAGGGAAGGATGGAGCTTCCCGATTCGAGTTTTCGCCGCGCAACAGTCGCGGCTCTTCCAGCGAGAGTCCGTCGATCGGCGTCGCGAGCGCGGCGAGGTCGGGAGGAGGAGCGCAGCCGTACAAGTGGTACGGCGAGCACCGCAGTCCCGAGATCGCCGGGCGCAGCAGCCGA encodes:
- a CDS encoding sigma-54-dependent Fis family transcriptional regulator, which codes for MPLPATLDAHRQRLAQARELAFVQGERPDTLVGEEVLASWQRSSAAGLSPDVPKPPALVPQPRLREAHERNGQLIALAQPVIDTVARQIRDSASTLILADANGLILRSLGDADFLSRAERVALCPGADWSETQRGTNAIGTVLATSRALEIVGGEHFLAHNTQLTCSAAPLFDPTGRLVGVFDISGDYRAYQPHTLGLARMAAQWIEQRLFEADFSRHLLLAFHPEVDYVGVLGEGVIAVREDGAVLGANPAALAILGLRRRALDGLGFAQLFEQPLARLLDSARRHPAALHELDARGGLRVYARLRGELPAPSSSPARTRPAPLPRRHAPDLDELAAGDATMAALVTRARKLLAHDIPILIQGESGAGKEMLARALHEAGPRRDRPFVALNCAAIPESLIESELFGYEPGAFTGARREGAAGRIQQADGGTLFLDEIGDMPLALQARLLRVLQERCVSPLGGDRTIAVDLRLICATHRRLRDEVAGGGFREDLYYRINGLALQLPALRERNDLPQLVSRLLREVSGGREIGVSDEVLRAFAAYSWPGNLRQLHNALRVAVALLDEGETTISFEHLPDDLREDIARPAAPSALANDALAQIEREAVRRVLAEAGGNVSAAARRLGISRTTLYRKLH